The following proteins come from a genomic window of Microcoleus sp. FACHB-831:
- a CDS encoding HNH endonuclease, which translates to MNGTNPGQELRNFLKELYPHNYNNTDFNEVKFFISEIDSALIANGEFSKIVYESSINYMLRRFINTAEYLKRKYESDEFPAQKFVEELRRFITEATCIPKDKTEKLLALLQACLQSKGRKVKPPRKKRLLKEYQAKNELRCYICGKYLNEQESEIEHIWPRTMGGATEDFNLKISCSICNDKKQHYIDASDFHYEQICLVSDKSDENFSKEMKKEYRIAVWAKSDYSCTVCGEPASIVGTLNFGRINPDDSWHFLNTEAYCDEHTPE; encoded by the coding sequence ATGAATGGTACTAATCCAGGACAGGAACTACGCAACTTTTTAAAAGAGCTTTATCCTCATAATTATAACAATACAGATTTTAATGAAGTAAAATTTTTTATTTCAGAAATTGACAGTGCTTTAATAGCTAATGGTGAATTTTCTAAAATAGTTTATGAAAGTAGTATAAATTATATGCTAAGGAGATTTATAAATACTGCTGAGTATTTAAAAAGGAAGTATGAATCAGACGAGTTCCCAGCACAAAAATTTGTAGAAGAGCTTAGACGTTTCATTACAGAAGCAACCTGTATTCCAAAAGACAAAACAGAAAAACTTTTAGCTTTATTACAGGCTTGTCTTCAGTCAAAAGGCAGAAAAGTAAAACCACCTCGTAAGAAACGCCTGCTCAAAGAATATCAGGCTAAAAATGAACTGCGTTGTTATATTTGTGGGAAGTATTTAAATGAACAGGAATCAGAGATTGAACATATATGGCCAAGAACGATGGGTGGTGCTACTGAAGATTTCAACCTCAAAATATCTTGTTCTATTTGCAACGATAAAAAACAGCACTATATTGATGCAAGTGACTTTCACTATGAACAAATATGCTTGGTAAGTGATAAGAGTGATGAAAACTTTTCTAAGGAAATGAAAAAAGAGTATAGAATAGCGGTATGGGCAAAAAGTGATTATAGTTGCACAGTATGTGGAGAGCCAGCTTCAATTGTGGGTACATTAAATTTTGGTCGCATCAACCCAGATGACAGCTGGCACTTTCTTAACACTGAAGCCTATTGCGATGAACATACTCCAGAATAA
- the dndD gene encoding DNA sulfur modification protein DndD, with the protein MIFLELVLQNFGSYSGRQIINLRPIVDDNSRRPIILLGGMNGGGKTTFMDAIRLALYGHRAQCSTRGNLSYSDFLTQCVNSHAPPIEDTRVELLFEHIENDKPVKYRIIRCWTKDPKDGKDNLGIFEKDEDWPSGLANIWDEYIENLLPLGISNLFLFDGERVKELAEQEVPPPIVVDAISGLLGLELAERLSIDLEILVNRKRKAIADIQDLANLEELEQKLKFQQEEYQVTENQLKDLKDDLEEAEKKQQEAFDKFITEGGKIAGERSQLDKQRQQKTVEADEARQGMCDLAADVLPLALIEPLLTQAQTQAEKEFRIQQAQIARDILFERDKRLLNWISQVGISEEKIEKIKAFLDQDIDTLNSHFIQPEELWLLADAESLSQLGNILYYLQNAKNLARQQIGIIKNKEEDIIRLERQIQTAASPEDYNHLLVALKEAQNKVAEAKAAYETANHRLVELDAAIAKFKKDLKQYTEQNIDRKNNEHIIAASAKVQETLKVFRERLTLRKLNKLEVEVTECFRYLLHKSDLVHRVAIDTNSFSLSLYDLQGKLVPKHRLSAGEKQLLAISFLWGLARVSGRNLPVAIDTPLGRLDSSHRANLVERYFPAASHQVILLSTDTEIGKNEFHKLHENEAIAREYLLKYDSGKQQTVIEPGYFWE; encoded by the coding sequence ATGATTTTTCTTGAACTTGTACTGCAAAATTTTGGTTCTTATAGCGGACGACAAATTATCAACCTTCGTCCCATCGTTGATGACAATTCGCGTCGTCCAATTATCTTATTAGGTGGAATGAATGGCGGCGGAAAAACTACCTTCATGGATGCCATTCGTCTCGCGCTTTATGGACATCGCGCCCAATGTTCCACAAGGGGCAACTTGAGTTATAGTGATTTTCTCACACAATGCGTTAACAGCCACGCTCCGCCAATTGAAGACACTCGCGTAGAGTTGCTTTTTGAACATATCGAAAACGACAAACCAGTAAAATATAGGATTATCCGCTGTTGGACAAAAGACCCAAAAGACGGTAAAGATAACTTAGGTATTTTTGAAAAAGATGAAGATTGGCCCTCTGGCTTAGCTAATATTTGGGACGAGTACATTGAAAATCTGCTGCCATTAGGCATCTCTAATTTGTTTCTCTTTGACGGCGAACGAGTTAAAGAACTCGCAGAACAAGAAGTACCTCCACCTATTGTAGTTGATGCCATTAGCGGACTTTTAGGTTTAGAACTAGCTGAACGTTTATCAATAGATTTAGAAATATTAGTCAACCGCAAACGCAAAGCAATCGCTGATATCCAAGACCTAGCAAACTTAGAGGAACTTGAACAAAAACTCAAATTTCAACAAGAAGAATATCAAGTAACCGAGAATCAGCTAAAAGACCTTAAAGATGACTTGGAAGAAGCCGAAAAAAAGCAGCAAGAAGCATTTGATAAATTCATTACAGAAGGAGGTAAAATTGCCGGAGAACGTAGCCAGCTAGATAAACAGCGTCAGCAAAAAACAGTGGAAGCTGATGAAGCTCGTCAAGGTATGTGTGACTTAGCAGCAGATGTTTTACCGCTAGCGTTGATTGAACCTTTACTTACTCAGGCACAAACTCAAGCAGAAAAAGAATTTCGCATTCAACAGGCACAAATTGCACGGGATATATTATTTGAACGGGATAAGCGCCTGCTGAATTGGATTAGCCAGGTGGGTATTTCAGAAGAAAAAATTGAAAAAATTAAAGCTTTTCTCGACCAAGATATAGATACATTGAATTCACATTTTATCCAGCCTGAAGAATTGTGGTTATTAGCTGATGCTGAAAGCTTGAGCCAACTGGGTAATATCCTTTACTACTTGCAAAATGCTAAAAATCTCGCTCGTCAGCAAATAGGAATTATTAAAAATAAAGAGGAAGATATTATAAGGCTGGAAAGACAAATACAGACTGCTGCATCACCCGAAGATTATAATCATCTGCTTGTAGCACTTAAAGAAGCACAAAATAAAGTTGCTGAAGCTAAGGCGGCATATGAAACAGCCAATCATCGTTTAGTTGAATTAGACGCTGCGATCGCTAAGTTTAAAAAGGACTTAAAACAGTATACTGAGCAAAATATTGATCGGAAAAATAACGAGCATATTATTGCTGCATCTGCTAAAGTTCAAGAAACACTCAAGGTTTTCCGCGAACGATTGACGTTGAGAAAACTCAATAAATTAGAAGTTGAGGTGACAGAGTGTTTCCGTTATCTCCTGCACAAATCCGATTTAGTGCATCGCGTGGCAATTGACACCAACAGCTTCAGCCTTTCTCTTTACGATTTACAAGGTAAACTTGTTCCTAAACATCGCCTTTCAGCAGGAGAAAAACAACTACTAGCCATTAGTTTCTTGTGGGGATTAGCGCGGGTTTCTGGACGGAATTTACCAGTGGCAATTGATACGCCTCTCGGACGTTTAGATTCCTCACACAGAGCTAATTTGGTAGAAAGATACTTTCCCGCAGCCAGTCATCAGGTAATATTACTTTCTACTGATACTGAGATAGGAAAAAATGAGTTTCATAAATTGCACGAAAATGAAGCGATCGCTCGTGAATATCTCTTAAAATACGACTCCGGTAAGCAGCAGACAGTAATAGAACCAGGTTATTTCTGGGAGTAA
- the dndC gene encoding DNA phosphorothioation system sulfurtransferase DndC, with the protein MATTQQQENKNQPARTVAELVDDIQALTTEIQELYCLDEIPWCVGYSGGKDSSATLQLIWNAIASLPPEKRTKTIYVITTDTLVENPIVAAWVRNSLKQMKSEAEAQELPFEPHLLQPEFKETFWVGLIGKGYPAPRGKFRWCTERLKINPSNRFIRDVIRSSGEAILVLGTRKAESTKRAFRMKKMEAQRVRDRLSPNMNLPNSLVYSPIEDWENDEVWIYLMQWENPWGYSNKDLFALYRGASADNECPLVVDTSTPSCGSSRFGCWVCTMVSQDKSLTAMIQNDEQKEWMQPLLDFRMELDAEENRERRDFRRRTGEVQLYERNLEGEISVEPIPGPYLKEAREDWLRKLLTVQTQIQRTAPENMRDITLITIEEMSEIRRIWLEERHEFDDSLPRIYEEVTGEPFKDPRPGAGSSLLGGDEWAVLEEICDDDKMHLELMAKLLDTERQYRKKSRRVGIYETLEKCFETSSRSPEEAIKNAHLKRDLKTAVGKGDVDKVKQLTLGDAVDEDNSEPVKQETWGSFKFPARNLDDGD; encoded by the coding sequence ATGGCTACAACGCAACAGCAAGAAAATAAAAATCAGCCAGCGCGTACTGTGGCAGAATTAGTGGATGATATCCAAGCTCTCACCACTGAAATCCAAGAGTTATACTGCTTAGACGAAATACCTTGGTGTGTCGGCTATAGTGGCGGGAAAGATTCTAGTGCAACCTTACAGTTGATCTGGAATGCGATCGCTTCCCTCCCGCCCGAAAAGCGGACTAAGACGATATATGTTATCACAACAGACACGCTAGTAGAGAACCCAATAGTTGCTGCCTGGGTACGCAATTCCCTTAAACAGATGAAGTCTGAGGCTGAAGCGCAAGAACTCCCATTTGAACCCCATCTGCTACAGCCAGAATTCAAAGAGACATTTTGGGTAGGTTTGATTGGTAAAGGATATCCAGCGCCGCGAGGAAAATTTCGCTGGTGTACAGAACGCCTCAAAATTAATCCCTCTAACCGCTTTATTCGTGATGTTATTCGCTCCAGCGGTGAAGCCATTCTTGTCTTGGGAACTCGCAAAGCTGAAAGCACAAAACGTGCTTTCAGAATGAAAAAAATGGAAGCTCAACGGGTACGCGATCGCCTCAGCCCTAACATGAACTTGCCCAACTCCCTGGTTTATAGCCCTATTGAAGACTGGGAAAACGACGAAGTTTGGATTTATCTAATGCAGTGGGAAAACCCTTGGGGATACAGTAACAAAGACTTATTCGCCCTGTATCGGGGTGCTTCTGCGGATAATGAATGCCCTTTAGTTGTTGATACATCTACTCCTAGTTGTGGTAGCTCTCGTTTTGGTTGCTGGGTTTGCACAATGGTTAGTCAGGATAAATCACTGACAGCAATGATTCAGAATGACGAACAGAAAGAGTGGATGCAACCTCTACTTGATTTCCGTATGGAATTAGATGCTGAAGAAAACCGTGAGCGACGAGATTTTCGGCGGAGAACTGGTGAAGTGCAACTGTATGAGCGCAACTTAGAGGGTGAGATATCTGTTGAGCCTATTCCTGGCCCCTATCTTAAAGAAGCGCGGGAGGATTGGCTTAGAAAACTCCTTACTGTTCAAACACAAATCCAGCGCACAGCACCAGAAAATATGCGTGACATTACGCTAATTACAATAGAAGAAATGAGCGAAATTCGTCGCATCTGGTTAGAAGAAAGACACGAGTTTGATGATAGTTTACCTCGCATCTATGAGGAAGTCACAGGCGAACCTTTCAAAGATCCGCGTCCTGGTGCTGGTAGTAGTCTGCTAGGCGGCGATGAATGGGCTGTGCTAGAGGAAATCTGCGACGACGATAAGATGCACTTGGAACTCATGGCGAAGCTGCTAGACACAGAACGCCAGTATCGCAAGAAGTCTCGCCGCGTCGGTATATATGAGACTCTAGAGAAATGCTTTGAGACGAGTTCGCGATCGCCTGAAGAAGCCATTAAAAACGCCCACTTAAAACGTGATTTAAAAACCGCAGTTGGTAAAGGCGACGTTGACAAGGTAAAGCAGCTGACTTTGGGGGATGCGGTGGATGAAGATAACAGTGAACCCGTCAAACAGGAAACTTGGGGAAGTTTTAAATTTCCAGCCAGGAATTTAGACGATGGAGATTAA
- a CDS encoding DGQHR domain-containing protein, giving the protein MNDSAFDPTADVPSEYQEGEMKDQQILAVLLENYLGRNDQIFVQKTEMGGIEAYVGSVTLEWFANRVNFASCLPLLQKKYNPETGNIEIDADSIDEIQQRPLDWSRQAPLVQYLAARKNHKFPPVLVVINQPWVDDPKAAEWDSQRRATKSTTEFTPLDKDGKVGLLNLSEADVTVYALDGQHRLMGVQGLMELIRTGKLQRYKKDKTPYDTFITLADLIEKYQVEPAYLQSLPKEKIGIEFICAIAAGETREQARRRVRSLFVHVNLMATPLSKGQLAQLNEDDGFSIVARKIAVTHPLLQQHSDRKPRVNWNSATVAAKSTVLTTLQALKEMSERYLGQKFPHWKPLEKGLIAMRPEDEELKEGIEDFQKLFDNLANLPSYQILEEMDTPELRRFSFEKDGGEGNMLFRPVGQVALVQALGILVFRKGLSLEDIFKKLRKFDLEGGFSGMEYPQSMWYGVLYDPNKKRVQVSGRDLAARLVVYILGGIQDQMERAELRKALADARTIEKQTMGFDGKFVEPKAVGLPPVL; this is encoded by the coding sequence ATGAATGACAGTGCATTTGACCCGACCGCTGATGTCCCTAGCGAATACCAGGAGGGAGAAATGAAGGATCAACAGATACTCGCTGTACTGCTGGAGAACTATCTTGGGAGGAACGATCAGATTTTCGTTCAGAAAACTGAGATGGGTGGTATTGAGGCTTATGTAGGCTCTGTCACCCTGGAATGGTTTGCAAATCGGGTTAACTTCGCCTCTTGCTTACCCCTGCTTCAGAAAAAATACAATCCAGAGACGGGTAACATCGAGATTGACGCGGATAGCATTGATGAAATTCAGCAGCGTCCGCTTGATTGGTCGCGTCAAGCACCCCTAGTGCAGTATTTGGCGGCTCGGAAAAATCACAAGTTTCCGCCAGTTCTCGTAGTTATTAACCAACCTTGGGTGGATGATCCCAAAGCTGCTGAGTGGGATAGCCAGAGACGAGCCACAAAATCTACTACCGAATTCACGCCACTGGATAAAGATGGTAAAGTCGGTTTGCTCAACCTTTCTGAGGCGGATGTAACCGTTTATGCACTGGATGGTCAACATCGACTGATGGGGGTGCAGGGTTTGATGGAGTTGATTAGAACTGGTAAACTCCAACGGTACAAAAAGGATAAAACTCCTTACGACACTTTCATTACGCTTGCTGACTTGATAGAAAAGTATCAAGTCGAACCTGCTTATCTGCAAAGCTTACCCAAGGAAAAAATTGGTATTGAGTTCATCTGTGCGATCGCTGCTGGGGAAACCCGCGAACAAGCAAGGCGACGTGTGAGATCGCTCTTTGTTCATGTCAACCTGATGGCTACACCTTTGAGCAAAGGACAGTTAGCACAGCTGAATGAGGATGATGGTTTTTCGATTGTTGCTAGAAAAATCGCTGTCACCCATCCGCTTTTGCAACAGCACTCAGATCGCAAGCCCCGCGTTAATTGGAATAGTGCGACTGTTGCAGCGAAGTCAACGGTTTTGACGACGTTGCAAGCTCTCAAAGAGATGTCTGAGCGATATTTGGGGCAAAAGTTCCCTCACTGGAAACCCTTGGAAAAAGGTCTAATTGCCATGCGGCCGGAGGATGAGGAACTGAAGGAGGGAATAGAGGATTTTCAGAAGCTTTTCGATAATTTGGCAAACCTTCCAAGTTATCAGATACTCGAAGAAATGGATACGCCGGAATTACGACGCTTCAGCTTTGAGAAGGATGGCGGTGAGGGAAATATGCTTTTCCGTCCTGTTGGTCAAGTGGCTTTAGTTCAAGCTTTGGGAATCTTGGTATTTAGGAAAGGTTTATCGCTGGAAGACATTTTTAAGAAGCTGCGAAAGTTCGACCTGGAAGGCGGATTTAGTGGTATGGAGTACCCGCAATCTATGTGGTATGGGGTTTTGTATGACCCAAATAAAAAGAGGGTGCAGGTTTCTGGAAGGGATTTGGCGGCGAGGTTAGTGGTTTACATCTTGGGTGGAATTCAGGATCAGATGGAACGTGCGGAACTTCGCAAGGCTCTGGCTGATGCAAGAACTATTGAAAAACAAACGATGGGCTTTGATGGTAAGTTTGTTGAACCGAAAGCAGTAGGGCTTCCACCAGTCCTTTAA